The Flammeovirga yaeyamensis genome segment TTGCCATAAATATTCTTGTTGATGTTGTTTATGATATACCGAATGTAACTCTGCCCCGTCTCTTGAAATCTTAACTGATAATACGGCGTTCTCTAGTGATACTAATCTGCTCATTTATGTTTAAATACGTAATGGTCAATATTTAATGTCTTTATCAAAAATTGATGTTTAAAAAGACATATTTTGTTGTAGTGAAAATAGAAAATTTAACTATAAAGTAAAAAGGGAAAATGAAGAAGTAGTGATAAAAAAGACTAATTATTGAGTAAATAAATTTTGATCAGTCTGATTATTAAATTTGATTACATCAATAATATCCTTCGTCAGTTTGTGAAACTCATTGATCTCACCTTCCAATACTGAATACTCTTCAATTTTATAGGTATTAATATATCCTTCTAACCCTTCCTCACCAAGCACTATTAACTTTCTTATTTTCAGAGCTGCATCAGTTTTATAATTTTGTCTTTTAATTTCTTGCTCTATGTGTGTTGGGATTTTAGTAAGAAATGCTCTGACATAAAATGCTTTAAATTTCAGATCTTTAGATACTTGAATAGGAGTTCCGTTTTGATCTTTTAAAAATAACTGCACCTCTTCAACTTCTCCTATTTTATGCTCTATAGGATGTTTTATTAAAGTTGAGTAAAGCGAAAATAATTTGTAATTAACGATTTTATTTGAGCCTTTTAGATTCTCAATTCTGTATCCTAAGAATAATTTCTGATTATTGTAGGTTTTCACTGAGTAGTTTACAGATGATAATGGTTGATCATCTAATAAAAAGCGAACACGACAAAGGCTATCCTCATCTTCATATCTACTTATATATTTTCTTATTGTCCCCTCTTTCAGCTTCATTTCAATTGTATTCATCAAAAATAATTCTGCCTTAACAGAATCAAATTCAGATAGGGGCAATTTTTGATAATAAGGTGGATGCAATAATATTGTATCACGTTCCATTTTAGTCATCGCTAGATTACCTTCCCTCTCAACTAACGCCTTATAAAAATTCTCATCTATATAATCAAAGACTTTCACCTCAATAAAAGGTGGTTTCTCTGAAATAATTTCATAGTCAATTCTCTCAAGAGCGTTCCATCTTTTAGTGAATAATTTTTTAGACTCCTGATAAGAATCTCCTGTAATTTTAAACTTTACAAGAGAATAGGTTTGTGTTGATTTCTCATCATTTGATGAAGTACATGAAAGTAAACAACATACGATTAGGAAGAGAGAAGTTATTTTGTTCAGCATGATAATTTAGTAGTTAAATAAAAAAGTCAGGTGATACTTTCTTAAAGTAATCACCTGACTTAAATATACTATTTGTAATTAAAAATTACTATCGGTATTCTATTATTGTGAATTACAGAAGAACTGTTCCCAACCATCTTCTCATTTCGTGTTCTGGTCGGTTGACACGCTCTGCGTAATCTTTTAATTGATCTTCGTTGATTTTACCCAAACCGAAGTATCTCGATTCTTGGTTACCGAAATACCAACCTGATACCGCCGCAGCAGGCGTCATAGCATAGCTTTCAGTTAATTCAACACCAATGTTATTGGTTACATCAAGAAGCTTGAATAATTTGTCTTTCTCAGTATGATCTGGACAAGCAGGGTAACCCGGAGCTGGACGAATACCTTGGTATTTCTCGTCAATCAGATCTTCATTATTAAAGATCTCATCTTTTGCATATCCCCAAATTTCCTTTCTTACTTTCTCGTGCATCAATTCAGTAAAGGCTTCTGCTAAACGGTCGGCTAAAGCTTTTACCATAATGCTGTTATAATCATCATGATCCGCTTCGTATTGTTCGACCAATTTATCTAAACCAATACCTGCAGTTACTGCGAAACCTCCAATGTAATCTTGTCTACCTGATTCTTTAGGTGCGACAAAATCGGTTAAACAGAAGTTTGGCTTGCCTGCTGCCTTTTTATTCTGCTGTCTTAAATGACATAACAACTCTGTTTTCTTAGAACGATCTTCTTTAAAGAATATCGAATGATGATGATCTGCATCTGGTAATTCAACATCAGTAACTTCGAAATCATACAACTCGATGTCATCATCATTGACACTGTTCGCAGGGAAGAAACCAATAACTGCATTGGCTTGCAATAATTTCTCGTCGATGATCTTTTGTAGCATCGCTTTAGCATCTTTATAAAGATCTGTCGCTTGAGTTCCTACAACTTCATCTTTTAAAATTGCAGGGTAACGACCGGCCAATTCCCACGTTTGGAAGAATGGCGTCCAATCTAAATACTTAGCAATTTCTTCCAAGTCATATGCTTCGAATACTTTTGTTCCTAAGAACGATGGCTTTGTAATTGAAGAAGTTTCCCAATCGATAGCCAATTTATTTTTACGAGCATCTTCGATTGAAATCAGCTTTTTCGCGCCTTGGCGTTTAGCGTGAGTAACTCTTAAATTAGCGTATTCATCTTTGAATTCTTGAATAACTTCTTTGGTGTATTCCTTATTCTCCGATGTATAAGCAGATGCAATTGGCACTGACTTAGAAGCATCCAATACGTGTACTACTGAACCTGAATATTGAGGGTCAATTTTTACCGCTGTATGTACTCTTGAAGTCGTTGCCCCGCCAATCATTACTGGAATATTCAGTTCTTGACGTTCTAATTCTTCGGCAACGTAAACCATTTCGTCTAGTGATGGAGTGATCAAACCACTTAATCCGATAACATCTACTTTTTCTTCAACAGCTGTTCTAATAATTTTATCCAACGGCACCATTACTCCAAGGTCGATGATCTCGAAGTTGTTACAAGCTAATACTACACTAACGATATTTTTACCGATATCGTGTACATCACCTTTTACGGTCGCCATCAAGATTTTACCGGCAGAAGATGAAGCTGATAATTCTGGATTATTGGCTTTCTCTTCTTCAATATATGGAATAAGAATCGCTACCGCCTTTTTCATCACACGAGCAGATTTCACTACCTGAGGAAGGAACATTTTACCCTCTCCAAATAAATCACCTACTACGTTCATGCCATCCATCAAAGGACCTTCGATCACTTCAATAGGACGAGCGAATTTCTGACGTGCTTCTTCTACATCTTCATCAATAAATTCTACTAAACCTTTTACTAAGGCATGAGATAGACGTTGTTCTACTGGATTTTCTCTCCAAGATAAGTCCACCTCTTTTTTCTTACCTTTTGATTTTACTGTTTCTGCAAAATCAACTAAACGTTCAGTAGCATCTTCTCTTCTATTCAAAAGAACATCTTCAACATGTTCTAATAAATCTTTTGGAATTTCTTCATACACCTCGATCATACCTGGGTTCACAATACCCATGTCCATACCTGCTTTACCAGCATGGTATAAGAAAGCGGAGTGCATTGCTTCACGAACTGCATTATTTCCTCTAAATGAGAATGAAATGTTGGAAACACCACCACTTACCATCGCATGTGGTAAGTTTTCTTTGATCCATTTTGTGGCTTTAAAGAAATCAACTGCATAGTTGTTGTGCTCTTCGATACCTGTGGCAACTGCCAAGATATTCGGATCAAAAATGATGTCTTGAGGTGCGAAACCCACTTTATTAACAAGAATATCATACGATCTCGAACAGATTTCTTTTCTTCTCTCGAAGTTATCTGCCTGACCATCTTCATCAAATGCCATGACAACTGCTGCAGCACCATATTTTTTGATGGTTGTTGCTTTATAAATAAAGTCCTCTTCTCCTTCTTTCAAAGAGATCGAGTTGACAATACCTTTACCTTGCAATGTTTTCAGACCTGCTTCAATAATTTCCCATTTTGATGAATCCACCATAATTGGAAGCTTGGCAATATCTGGTTCAGATGCGATTAGATTTAAGAAACGTGTCATACATTCCTTAGAATCCAACATCCCTTCATCCATATTGACATCAATTACCTGAGCACCACCTTCTACTTGGTGTCTTGCAATTTCGATGGCTGCTTCAAAATCACCGTTTTCAATCAAACGACG includes the following:
- the metH gene encoding methionine synthase, which codes for MSKKLRELAKERVLILDGAMGTMIQKHKLGEEDYRGERFKDHPCDVKGNNDMLSITQPDIIRDIHKQYFKAGADIVETNTFSGTTIAMADYQMEPDVYELNYASAKLAKEAAAEYTELEPHKPRFVAGAVGPTNRTASISPDVNDPGYRAVTFDDLVEAYYLQVQGLAEGGADTILIETVFDTLNCKAALFAADKYFTDVEEGNVVSAAPKGREAEFPNLYKGERLPLMVSGTITDASGRTLSGQVVEAFWNSIRHADLFSVGLNCALGADLLRPYIQELSRVADTNVSAYPNAGLPNEFGEYDQTSEEMSKILESFDGLVNIIGGCCGTTPDHINGIAETFSKAKVREIPTQAPYQRLSGLEPVTIKPDSIFVNVGERANVTGSAKFRRLIENGDFEAAIEIARHQVEGGAQVIDVNMDEGMLDSKECMTRFLNLIASEPDIAKLPIMVDSSKWEIIEAGLKTLQGKGIVNSISLKEGEEDFIYKATTIKKYGAAAVVMAFDEDGQADNFERRKEICSRSYDILVNKVGFAPQDIIFDPNILAVATGIEEHNNYAVDFFKATKWIKENLPHAMVSGGVSNISFSFRGNNAVREAMHSAFLYHAGKAGMDMGIVNPGMIEVYEEIPKDLLEHVEDVLLNRREDATERLVDFAETVKSKGKKKEVDLSWRENPVEQRLSHALVKGLVEFIDEDVEEARQKFARPIEVIEGPLMDGMNVVGDLFGEGKMFLPQVVKSARVMKKAVAILIPYIEEEKANNPELSASSSAGKILMATVKGDVHDIGKNIVSVVLACNNFEIIDLGVMVPLDKIIRTAVEEKVDVIGLSGLITPSLDEMVYVAEELERQELNIPVMIGGATTSRVHTAVKIDPQYSGSVVHVLDASKSVPIASAYTSENKEYTKEVIQEFKDEYANLRVTHAKRQGAKKLISIEDARKNKLAIDWETSSITKPSFLGTKVFEAYDLEEIAKYLDWTPFFQTWELAGRYPAILKDEVVGTQATDLYKDAKAMLQKIIDEKLLQANAVIGFFPANSVNDDDIELYDFEVTDVELPDADHHHSIFFKEDRSKKTELLCHLRQQNKKAAGKPNFCLTDFVAPKESGRQDYIGGFAVTAGIGLDKLVEQYEADHDDYNSIMVKALADRLAEAFTELMHEKVRKEIWGYAKDEIFNNEDLIDEKYQGIRPAPGYPACPDHTEKDKLFKLLDVTNNIGVELTESYAMTPAAAVSGWYFGNQESRYFGLGKINEDQLKDYAERVNRPEHEMRRWLGTVLL